Proteins encoded within one genomic window of Flavobacterium oreochromis:
- a CDS encoding PstS family phosphate ABC transporter substrate-binding protein, producing MEACCLLLFFFISCYFGNKEEKETILTGTATILVDETVYPLVEDHQMIFENQYQAKIKLLPKPEREIVKLLSEGKNNLAILTRELTTSETRKFSKSSIKGKITDFAIDGIAFIGHPTNSNFKIEEEELLSFLKGKPSKIKSLVFDNANSSTVRYLMDLAKLKSLPKNNLFSLSTNNEVIKFVSKNPNAIGVIGINWITQPMPDFQKIVESVKVLELKTKNGTFVIPSQDLLGSGSYPYSRKIKILNYQGTSGLGMGFASFVAGELGQRIVLKSGLAPVRMPSRNIIIRKEVEEKEENN from the coding sequence TTGGAGGCTTGTTGCTTACTTCTGTTTTTTTTTATTAGCTGCTACTTTGGTAATAAAGAAGAAAAAGAAACTATATTAACTGGTACTGCCACTATACTAGTAGATGAAACAGTTTATCCTTTAGTTGAAGATCATCAAATGATTTTTGAAAATCAATATCAAGCTAAAATAAAGTTACTGCCTAAACCAGAGCGAGAAATAGTAAAACTATTGTCAGAAGGAAAAAATAATTTAGCAATATTGACAAGGGAATTGACTACAAGTGAAACTCGAAAATTTTCTAAAAGTAGTATAAAAGGTAAAATAACTGATTTTGCTATAGATGGTATTGCTTTTATAGGGCATCCTACTAATTCTAATTTTAAAATCGAAGAAGAAGAATTATTAAGCTTCTTAAAAGGAAAACCATCAAAAATAAAGAGTTTAGTTTTTGATAATGCAAATTCAAGTACAGTTAGATACTTAATGGATTTAGCTAAGCTTAAAAGTTTACCAAAAAACAATCTTTTTTCTCTTTCAACTAATAATGAAGTTATTAAGTTTGTCTCAAAGAACCCTAATGCTATAGGTGTTATAGGTATAAATTGGATAACGCAACCAATGCCTGATTTTCAAAAAATAGTAGAAAGTGTTAAGGTCTTGGAATTAAAGACTAAGAATGGTACATTTGTTATCCCAAGTCAAGATTTATTAGGATCTGGTAGTTATCCTTATAGTAGAAAAATAAAAATATTAAATTATCAAGGAACTTCCGGTTTAGGCATGGGATTTGCTTCATTTGTAGCAGGTGAGTTAGGGCAGCGAATAGTTTTAAAGTCAGGATTAGCACCTGTTAGAATGCCTAGTAGAAATATAATAATCCGTAAGGAAGTAGAAGAAAAAGAAGAAAATAATTAA